A DNA window from Aminiphilus circumscriptus DSM 16581 contains the following coding sequences:
- a CDS encoding TRAP transporter permease, whose product MQEDQAPEMRTEIDLDELRKKFDTEARYRSLSGWQALLVTVVSIGLSLFHLWTAGMGLMPQTIQLSIHLGLILFMVFLLYPGHKKASRDRIPWYDFLLALAAAYAVMYHVIYYNELVLRPGLPTTRDIIVGFTGIALLLEGTRRVSNPVLPIIAIFFILYCYYGRYFPSIFAHRGYNTMRIINHMYLGTEGVFGTPLYVSATFVFMFILFGTFLEQTGMGRFIIDLAMALAGHSTGGPAKVAVLSSGLMGSISGSSVANVCTTGMFTIPLMKSVGYRPAFAGAVEAVASTGGQIMPPVMGAAAFIMATMMEVPYLEVAAAAVIPALLYYFAVMVQVHFEATRLGLKGLPKEQLPLIIPLLKSKGHLLIPLFGIIYFLIAGYTPLKAAFNGILLTIAVSYVKRETRLTLPKLKDALEGGARGAMGVACACGTVGIVVGTATLTGLGLSIANAIVKLAGGYMLPTLMLTMVACILLGAGLPTTANFIVTSTMAAPALFKLGVPPMATYMFVLYFGIAADLSPPVALAAYAGAGIAGADPMRTGMNAVKLALAGFLVPYIYVFNPILVLVGVESKTALLAVLVVVVFGIALLSILNREKTPRVRIAWGAAAALSLAVLAYLIHGGEIPLQFVLAIITALIGVFLLGMSTVGYYKIAMPSWMRALALGGALGLLVPGIVSDSVGIFVLATIHLFQTARARKGQMKR is encoded by the coding sequence ATGCAGGAGGATCAGGCTCCGGAAATGCGCACGGAGATCGATCTCGACGAATTGCGCAAAAAATTCGACACGGAGGCGCGCTATCGTTCTCTTTCGGGATGGCAAGCTTTGCTTGTCACTGTCGTTTCCATTGGTCTTTCACTTTTTCACCTCTGGACGGCGGGAATGGGGTTGATGCCCCAGACCATTCAGCTTTCCATTCACTTGGGGCTTATTCTTTTCATGGTGTTTCTCCTCTATCCGGGTCACAAAAAAGCATCTCGGGATCGTATTCCCTGGTACGATTTTCTTTTGGCACTCGCGGCAGCCTATGCGGTAATGTATCACGTCATCTACTATAATGAGCTTGTTTTGCGGCCAGGGTTGCCCACCACCAGGGATATCATCGTGGGTTTTACCGGCATAGCACTTTTGCTGGAAGGGACCCGACGTGTCTCCAATCCCGTGTTGCCCATCATCGCCATTTTCTTTATTCTCTATTGTTACTACGGACGGTATTTCCCGTCGATCTTCGCGCATCGAGGCTATAACACGATGCGGATCATCAACCACATGTATCTCGGCACAGAAGGCGTCTTTGGAACGCCTCTCTATGTGTCGGCCACGTTCGTGTTCATGTTCATCCTCTTCGGCACCTTTCTGGAACAAACGGGCATGGGGCGTTTCATCATCGACCTTGCGATGGCACTGGCCGGGCATTCCACAGGGGGTCCCGCCAAAGTGGCTGTCCTGAGTTCCGGGCTGATGGGTTCCATCTCCGGGTCCTCTGTGGCGAATGTGTGCACGACAGGAATGTTCACCATTCCTCTCATGAAAAGCGTAGGCTATCGCCCTGCCTTCGCAGGCGCCGTGGAAGCGGTTGCGTCAACGGGAGGACAGATCATGCCTCCCGTGATGGGTGCCGCGGCGTTCATCATGGCGACGATGATGGAAGTCCCTTATCTCGAAGTCGCGGCGGCGGCGGTTATTCCGGCCCTGCTGTACTATTTCGCCGTCATGGTCCAGGTGCATTTCGAGGCCACCCGCCTCGGACTCAAAGGACTCCCGAAGGAACAGCTTCCTTTGATCATTCCTCTGCTCAAATCCAAGGGGCATTTGCTGATCCCTCTTTTCGGGATCATCTACTTTCTCATCGCCGGGTATACGCCGCTGAAAGCGGCCTTCAACGGAATTCTGCTCACGATCGCCGTGTCGTATGTCAAAAGGGAAACACGGTTGACGCTGCCCAAATTGAAGGATGCGCTCGAAGGTGGCGCACGGGGCGCTATGGGTGTGGCTTGTGCCTGCGGCACCGTGGGTATTGTGGTGGGTACCGCAACCCTGACGGGCCTTGGACTGTCCATCGCCAATGCCATCGTTAAGCTCGCGGGAGGATATATGTTGCCGACGCTCATGCTGACCATGGTGGCCTGTATTCTTCTCGGTGCAGGGCTTCCCACGACGGCGAACTTCATTGTCACGAGCACCATGGCTGCTCCGGCGCTTTTCAAGCTCGGAGTGCCGCCCATGGCGACCTACATGTTTGTTCTCTATTTCGGAATTGCGGCGGATCTGAGTCCTCCCGTCGCCCTGGCGGCATATGCGGGCGCCGGCATTGCGGGGGCCGACCCCATGCGGACGGGGATGAACGCAGTGAAACTCGCTCTGGCGGGATTTCTCGTTCCCTACATCTACGTGTTCAATCCGATTCTTGTTCTTGTGGGAGTGGAATCCAAAACAGCACTCCTCGCTGTTTTGGTGGTGGTGGTCTTCGGTATTGCGCTTCTCTCCATCCTCAACCGGGAGAAAACACCCAGAGTGCGTATCGCTTGGGGCGCCGCCGCCGCGCTCTCCCTTGCCGTACTGGCCTATCTCATTCACGGAGGAGAAATACCGCTCCAGTTCGTTCTCGCTATTATCACGGCCCTCATCGGCGTGTTTCTTCTTGGAATGAGTACGGTGGGGTACTACAAGATTGCCATGCCTTCCTGGATGCGCGCATTGGCTCTGGGGGGTGCTCTCGGGCTTTTGGTTCCCGGCATTGTCTCGGACTCTGTGGGTATTTTTGTTCTTGCGACGATTCATCTCTTCCAGACCGCTCGGGCAAGAAAAGGCCAGATGAAACGCTAA
- the ribF gene encoding riboflavin biosynthesis protein RibF, whose product MIAALGAFDGFHKGHQALLKEARRLSDFSGERWGVVTLTPHPQLLFSPKSPALLFTEQERRRLARFLSVPQYVRIPFTRETADLSPSEFLDVQLAPCGIKGIVVGNDFRFGKGRSGNVLFLEQESRRRGWFFTALEQIRLGGKPVSSTRVRRVLLEGNLTETAELLGYPFFVSGPVVHGDGRGRTLGFPTANVAVPAMKLLPPNGVYAGVVFLDGKRHVAAVNIGTNPTFPGARARRFEVHILECDADLYDRVLSVFLLQHLRAERHFSGPAELVARVKEDVAMARHVMALLSPEEDSVLERLSGDKNLLVQERCTVSVE is encoded by the coding sequence ATGATTGCTGCACTCGGTGCATTCGATGGATTTCACAAAGGGCATCAGGCACTTTTGAAAGAAGCTCGCAGATTGAGTGATTTTTCAGGGGAAAGATGGGGTGTCGTCACGTTGACTCCCCACCCGCAGCTCCTTTTCTCCCCGAAATCTCCTGCGCTTCTCTTTACCGAGCAGGAACGCCGCCGTCTCGCCCGTTTTCTTTCCGTGCCGCAGTATGTCCGCATTCCGTTTACGAGAGAGACGGCGGATCTGTCTCCCTCGGAATTTCTTGATGTGCAGTTGGCTCCCTGCGGAATTAAGGGAATTGTTGTAGGGAACGATTTTCGTTTTGGCAAGGGGCGCTCGGGAAATGTCCTCTTTCTTGAACAAGAGAGCCGACGTCGCGGGTGGTTCTTTACCGCTCTCGAACAGATACGACTGGGGGGAAAGCCCGTCAGTAGCACTCGCGTCCGTCGTGTTCTTCTGGAGGGAAACCTGACGGAAACGGCGGAATTGCTCGGGTATCCCTTTTTTGTCTCCGGCCCGGTTGTCCATGGCGATGGGCGGGGAAGAACGCTGGGGTTTCCTACGGCAAACGTGGCTGTTCCTGCGATGAAGCTTCTTCCTCCAAATGGGGTCTATGCTGGTGTCGTTTTCCTTGACGGGAAACGGCATGTCGCAGCGGTAAACATCGGGACAAATCCGACATTTCCCGGTGCGAGAGCGCGACGTTTCGAAGTTCATATTCTCGAGTGCGATGCCGATCTTTACGATCGGGTTCTTTCAGTTTTTCTCTTGCAACATTTGCGGGCGGAGCGTCACTTCTCCGGCCCCGCGGAGCTTGTCGCCAGAGTGAAGGAAGACGTTGCCATGGCAAGACATGTAATGGCACTCCTTTCACCGGAAGAGGACTCGGTATTGGAGCGCCTTTCGGGAGACAAGAACCTGCTCGTTCAGGAAAGGTGTACGGTTTCCGTCGAATGA
- the truB gene encoding tRNA pseudouridine(55) synthase TruB, producing MKQGILVLNKPVGMRSTDCVGKIRRRLGKDQKLGHAGTLDSGAEGLLVLLLGSATRLSRYAMELPKTYVATVRFGVVTDTDDATGKVIATSEVPPKDILLENVRHCLPGFLGHRLQRPPSISAVHVGGRRAHEMARAGISPDIAEKYVYFHRIDVEAAEGLEESILRFRIECGKGTYIRSFARDLGSFLGCGAHVSSLQRSRVGRLSLEDAAPGDVLYASSRVEVESWIRPISDLLRHFVTFQVLSGLEERLANGGAFSLRELSRICWGNIARHSPVVVESSRHVTLGRIVYEGIPRFEPETIIVKASEVV from the coding sequence ATGAAACAGGGAATTCTCGTTTTGAATAAACCCGTCGGTATGAGAAGTACCGACTGTGTGGGGAAAATCCGAAGGCGTCTCGGAAAGGACCAGAAATTGGGTCATGCGGGCACGCTCGATTCTGGTGCTGAAGGGCTTCTGGTGCTTCTTCTCGGTAGTGCGACTCGATTGAGTCGTTACGCGATGGAGCTTCCCAAAACCTATGTTGCGACGGTTCGTTTCGGTGTTGTCACTGATACGGATGACGCCACGGGGAAGGTGATTGCCACCTCCGAGGTCCCGCCGAAAGATATTCTTCTGGAAAATGTAAGGCATTGCCTTCCCGGTTTTCTTGGCCATCGTCTTCAGCGTCCGCCCTCTATTTCCGCGGTTCACGTGGGTGGGAGACGGGCGCATGAAATGGCTCGTGCGGGCATTTCTCCGGACATTGCCGAAAAGTACGTCTATTTTCATAGGATCGACGTGGAGGCGGCGGAAGGATTGGAGGAAAGCATTCTTCGTTTTCGTATAGAATGTGGTAAGGGTACCTACATTCGTAGCTTTGCCAGGGATCTCGGTTCGTTTCTTGGCTGTGGTGCCCACGTTTCTTCGTTGCAACGAAGCCGTGTCGGTCGCCTCTCTTTGGAGGATGCCGCGCCGGGGGATGTCCTTTACGCGTCTTCCCGCGTCGAGGTGGAGTCGTGGATTCGTCCCATATCCGATCTCTTGCGACACTTTGTCACGTTCCAGGTTTTGTCCGGCCTAGAAGAGCGTCTTGCCAATGGAGGTGCCTTCTCTCTGAGGGAGTTGTCGAGAATCTGTTGGGGAAATATAGCCCGGCATTCTCCGGTGGTGGTTGAATCCTCCAGGCATGTGACATTGGGGAGAATTGTCTATGAGGGGATTCCCCGCTTTGAACCCGAGACAATCATCGTGAAAGCTTCGGAGGTTGTGTGA
- the rbfA gene encoding 30S ribosome-binding factor RbfA, producing MATFRIERINKEMLREISEILQRRIKDESVKKVILTGVECSRDLSYAKIHFMLLDPSEKEEVNQALTNVAGKIRGMLGKMMRLRHIPELHFFYDHSEERARQIDALLDRIAGKDGGGESRA from the coding sequence ATGGCGACATTTCGTATCGAACGTATCAACAAAGAAATGCTTCGGGAGATTTCGGAGATTCTTCAGCGGAGAATCAAGGATGAGTCTGTCAAGAAAGTGATTCTGACTGGCGTGGAGTGTTCCCGCGATCTTTCTTATGCAAAGATTCATTTCATGCTTCTCGATCCTTCCGAAAAAGAGGAAGTGAATCAGGCATTGACAAATGTGGCGGGAAAGATTCGTGGAATGTTGGGGAAAATGATGCGGTTGCGTCACATTCCAGAGCTGCATTTTTTCTACGACCACAGCGAAGAGCGGGCGCGGCAGATCGATGCGCTTCTCGATCGTATTGCGGGAAAGGACGGAGGAGGGGAATCGCGTGCGTGA
- a CDS encoding DHH family phosphoesterase, translated as MRFSIVLRERTEEGNRVRDFTAVISLLQKADTWILISHEKPDGDTLGSAAALAVVAEALGKRWRWVGKDPIPSSLTFLPFSAAYETMKSLPEEVLEEDGALCLVVVDTSTPERALVPLATYEGKAPLIVLDHHGDNSGYGALSIVDSSAAAVGEMILDLFEQAVEWPFPLDAAEALYTAIATDTGNFSYENTTERTFLAAAKLVARGVLPSKISERVHSSNTEEGLRLWGLALSRIVSFANGQVACTFLRDEDFIASGCERSNLEGLVNELFRIRNVTFAVLLSEQDGQTHASLRSRGAVPAQPIARSWGGGGHPQAAAFRVPVPLEEVLKKLGSQLEDLYETGNSRFE; from the coding sequence ATGCGCTTCTCGATCGTATTGCGGGAAAGGACGGAGGAGGGGAATCGCGTGCGTGATTTCACTGCGGTTATCTCTCTTCTTCAAAAGGCGGATACATGGATACTGATTTCACATGAAAAGCCCGATGGAGACACTTTAGGCAGTGCCGCCGCTCTTGCGGTGGTCGCAGAGGCATTAGGGAAACGTTGGAGATGGGTGGGCAAGGATCCCATTCCTTCTTCCCTCACTTTTTTGCCCTTCTCGGCCGCATATGAGACGATGAAGTCACTTCCGGAGGAAGTCCTGGAGGAGGATGGGGCGCTTTGTCTTGTTGTGGTGGACACGAGCACACCTGAGAGAGCGTTGGTGCCCCTTGCGACGTACGAAGGCAAAGCGCCTCTGATCGTTTTGGACCACCACGGAGACAATTCCGGTTACGGCGCTCTCTCCATCGTTGACTCCTCTGCGGCGGCGGTGGGAGAGATGATTCTGGATCTTTTCGAACAGGCCGTCGAATGGCCCTTTCCTTTGGATGCAGCGGAAGCTCTCTATACGGCCATTGCAACGGATACGGGAAACTTTTCCTACGAGAACACCACCGAGCGTACCTTTTTGGCGGCGGCGAAACTCGTTGCCCGTGGTGTTCTTCCGTCGAAGATCAGCGAACGTGTCCATTCGAGTAATACGGAAGAAGGGTTGCGGCTTTGGGGTCTCGCCTTGTCGCGAATCGTGTCTTTTGCGAATGGGCAGGTGGCGTGCACATTTCTTAGAGACGAGGATTTCATCGCGAGCGGCTGTGAAAGGTCAAATTTGGAAGGGCTCGTGAATGAGCTTTTTCGTATCCGCAATGTGACCTTCGCTGTCCTCCTTTCGGAGCAGGACGGTCAGACTCATGCGAGCCTCCGTTCGAGAGGAGCTGTTCCCGCTCAACCTATCGCTCGTTCCTGGGGTGGAGGAGGACATCCTCAGGCTGCTGCGTTCAGGGTCCCCGTTCCTCTGGAAGAGGTCCTTAAAAAACTTGGTTCGCAGCTGGAGGACTTGTATGAAACAGGGAATTCTCGTTTTGAATAA
- the ileS gene encoding isoleucine--tRNA ligase: MSQNFKDSLHLPKTDFPMKANLAKREPEFLSFWKERDIYGKLMKERERAPLFVLHDGPPYANGNIHIGTAFNKILKDFIPKYKWMRGFRAPYVPGWDTHGLPIELRVLKDEGLAKDDVSPAELRTRCTSYAMKYLDVQRNEFKRLGVLGDWDAPYVTFEPEYEAAQLGVFAEMVEKGLVYKGHKPVFWCVDCQTALAAAEIEYEDETSPSIFVAYPLKDVATRFGVFEGQDVSVVIWTTTPWTLPASMAVALHPEYTYVFVPSEDGRVFLLAKELVPQFVAATKLALQDSLLTCTGKELEGLFAEHPFYGERSVPLVLADYVLLDQGTGCVHTAPGHGVEDFETGIRYGLEIFNPVDDRGFFLEETPLVGGLSLEKGAERVLEVLRDNVRLLGSGKVKHSYPHCWRCKNPVIFRSTRQWFVSVAAFKEATLEEIAHVRWVPAWGEERITNMVRDRSDWCISRQRIWGVPIPAFVCEECGELVVSPDRVRRVQEKVRLMGSNIWWENSPEELVGDLAFCPSCGSRKLRKETDIMDVWFDSGVSHRAVLETRPELQWPADLYLEGSDQHRGWFQTSLLTSVATKGKAPYKSVLTHGFIVDGEGRKMSKSLGNVIFPQEIIDAYGADVLRLWVASTDYRNDVRISQKIIDNLVESYRRIRNTARFLLGNLNGFNPKKHMVPMEKLVFMDRWILSRLQQVIRKATEGFENYEFHIPTYVIHQFCVNEVSSLFLDVSKDRLYADREDDPGRRSCQTVLWELLRGLTRLVAPILSFTAEEIWQSMRRLDPDLEESVFLASWPEECTSLQDEALQSEWDEILSVRAAVVRALERARGTGAIGHSLDAMVRISPSGAGKTIPHGDEEEFWTTLCIVSAFLCVEDLPEDAFLDEEAGVRISVVRAEGEKCPRCWKYAVPPDDRGLCQRCASVLDRGN; encoded by the coding sequence ATGTCACAGAACTTCAAGGACTCGTTACACCTTCCGAAGACCGATTTCCCCATGAAGGCGAATCTCGCGAAACGGGAACCTGAATTCCTCTCGTTTTGGAAGGAGCGGGACATTTACGGGAAACTCATGAAAGAACGGGAACGTGCCCCTCTTTTCGTGCTTCATGACGGACCTCCTTATGCGAACGGCAACATTCATATCGGGACAGCCTTCAACAAAATACTGAAGGATTTCATTCCCAAATACAAGTGGATGCGCGGCTTTCGGGCGCCCTATGTTCCCGGATGGGATACCCACGGACTTCCCATCGAGTTGCGGGTTCTGAAGGACGAGGGGCTTGCGAAGGACGACGTCTCTCCGGCAGAGCTGCGGACTCGTTGCACTTCCTACGCGATGAAGTACTTGGATGTCCAGCGCAACGAGTTCAAGCGTTTGGGTGTACTGGGTGACTGGGACGCCCCCTACGTTACGTTCGAGCCCGAATATGAAGCAGCGCAATTAGGCGTCTTCGCCGAGATGGTCGAGAAAGGATTGGTCTACAAGGGCCATAAGCCTGTCTTTTGGTGCGTGGATTGTCAGACCGCTCTTGCGGCGGCGGAAATTGAATACGAAGACGAGACATCTCCGTCTATCTTTGTGGCGTATCCTTTAAAGGATGTGGCGACGCGGTTCGGTGTGTTCGAGGGGCAAGACGTGTCCGTGGTGATCTGGACAACGACCCCCTGGACATTGCCCGCGAGCATGGCTGTGGCACTGCATCCCGAATACACCTATGTGTTCGTTCCCTCTGAAGATGGTCGAGTCTTCCTGCTCGCCAAGGAACTCGTGCCCCAATTCGTGGCGGCGACGAAACTCGCGCTGCAGGACTCCCTGCTCACGTGTACTGGGAAGGAACTCGAAGGGCTCTTCGCCGAACATCCTTTTTACGGCGAACGTTCTGTCCCCCTCGTTCTGGCCGATTACGTTCTCCTCGATCAAGGAACGGGCTGTGTGCACACTGCTCCGGGACACGGCGTGGAGGACTTTGAAACAGGTATCCGATATGGGCTGGAAATTTTCAACCCTGTGGACGACCGGGGCTTTTTCCTTGAAGAGACGCCCCTCGTGGGTGGACTCTCTCTTGAGAAGGGAGCGGAGCGGGTACTGGAGGTGCTCCGGGACAATGTGCGGCTCCTCGGTTCCGGCAAGGTGAAGCACTCCTATCCTCATTGCTGGCGGTGCAAAAATCCGGTTATTTTCCGTTCCACGAGACAATGGTTTGTCTCGGTGGCGGCCTTCAAAGAGGCGACTCTGGAGGAGATCGCACATGTTCGGTGGGTGCCTGCCTGGGGTGAGGAACGTATCACCAACATGGTCCGCGATCGCTCCGATTGGTGCATCAGTAGACAACGCATCTGGGGTGTGCCCATTCCCGCGTTTGTCTGCGAGGAGTGTGGCGAGCTGGTCGTCTCTCCGGACAGGGTCCGCAGGGTTCAGGAAAAAGTTCGCCTCATGGGAAGCAATATCTGGTGGGAAAACTCTCCCGAGGAACTCGTGGGAGATCTCGCTTTTTGTCCTTCCTGCGGGAGCAGAAAGCTCCGGAAGGAAACGGACATCATGGATGTATGGTTCGACTCTGGTGTCAGCCATCGGGCTGTTTTGGAGACGCGCCCCGAACTCCAGTGGCCCGCAGATCTCTATCTTGAAGGAAGCGATCAGCACCGGGGCTGGTTTCAGACATCGCTTCTCACTTCCGTGGCGACAAAAGGGAAGGCGCCGTACAAATCCGTTTTGACTCACGGTTTCATTGTGGACGGGGAAGGGCGAAAAATGTCCAAATCCTTGGGCAACGTCATCTTCCCTCAGGAGATCATCGACGCTTACGGTGCGGATGTGCTTCGTCTCTGGGTCGCTTCCACAGATTATCGTAATGATGTGCGCATTTCCCAGAAGATCATTGATAACCTGGTAGAATCTTACAGAAGAATCCGAAATACCGCGAGATTCCTCCTGGGTAATCTCAACGGGTTCAATCCGAAGAAACATATGGTTCCCATGGAAAAGCTCGTTTTCATGGACCGTTGGATTCTTTCCCGCCTCCAGCAGGTGATCCGGAAGGCTACGGAGGGGTTCGAAAACTATGAGTTCCATATTCCTACCTATGTAATTCATCAGTTCTGCGTGAACGAAGTGAGTTCTCTCTTCCTTGACGTGAGCAAAGACCGCCTCTATGCGGACCGAGAAGATGATCCCGGGAGGCGAAGCTGTCAGACCGTCCTCTGGGAATTGCTCCGGGGACTCACGCGACTCGTCGCGCCCATCCTGAGTTTCACCGCCGAAGAGATTTGGCAGTCCATGCGGCGATTGGATCCGGATCTTGAGGAAAGTGTTTTTCTCGCTTCCTGGCCTGAGGAATGTACGTCCTTGCAGGACGAGGCTCTTCAATCGGAATGGGATGAAATCCTCTCCGTTCGTGCCGCCGTTGTCCGTGCCTTGGAGCGTGCACGCGGTACGGGTGCCATTGGACATTCGCTGGACGCGATGGTGCGCATTTCCCCGTCGGGAGCGGGGAAGACGATTCCCCACGGAGACGAGGAGGAATTCTGGACTACACTTTGCATTGTCTCTGCGTTTTTGTGCGTCGAGGATCTTCCCGAGGATGCATTCCTCGACGAAGAGGCGGGGGTCCGGATCTCTGTGGTGCGAGCCGAAGGTGAAAAATGCCCACGCTGCTGGAAATATGCCGTTCCCCCAGACGATCGTGGACTTTGCCAGCGGTGTGCTTCTGTCCTCGACAGAGGGAACTGA
- a CDS encoding DUF1850 domain-containing protein — protein MGLIVEVKKFPFSFALRLIKFQTVTVVVLMLLTCAVLFFTPVPFLVVTNADTTLLAYPILPGQFVVTRYIHSVELTPVEDVFVIRGGVLWQWEERVKSHNAGLPVAPSRNGRFLTKDGWFVFQGGRARFPIIHYRVGTAELGVNELFLPPSIVLKLYEKVPQERLRLFVAMSPLVGKIGRSFILK, from the coding sequence GTGGGACTCATTGTCGAAGTGAAAAAATTTCCCTTTTCTTTTGCGTTAAGGTTAATAAAATTTCAGACAGTCACAGTCGTTGTTCTCATGTTGCTCACATGCGCCGTTCTTTTTTTCACTCCTGTTCCGTTTCTCGTCGTCACAAACGCCGACACTACTCTTCTCGCCTATCCGATTCTTCCGGGACAGTTTGTTGTGACTCGTTATATTCACTCTGTGGAATTGACTCCCGTGGAGGACGTGTTTGTGATAAGGGGAGGCGTCCTGTGGCAGTGGGAAGAGAGAGTCAAATCCCACAATGCGGGTTTGCCTGTTGCGCCTTCTCGAAACGGACGTTTTCTCACAAAAGATGGGTGGTTTGTTTTCCAGGGTGGACGAGCACGTTTTCCTATCATCCATTATCGTGTGGGCACTGCGGAACTCGGCGTCAACGAACTTTTTCTTCCACCTTCAATCGTGTTGAAGTTGTACGAAAAAGTTCCGCAGGAGAGGCTTCGTCTTTTCGTTGCAATGTCTCCGCTCGTCGGAAAGATCGGCAGGAGCTTCATTTTGAAATGA
- a CDS encoding DUF503 domain-containing protein: protein MLMEPFVGLLVVEFRIMGAKSLKDRRRIVRSLLDHLQRKGNASVLDLGPDGSWSTAVVSAAVLAGSFALANARVDVLEKHIAHLENQGEFEVQRRNREVMSYGDISYRTYQQRNASGDFGDSSAENQG, encoded by the coding sequence ATGCTTATGGAACCATTTGTCGGACTCCTTGTCGTTGAGTTCCGCATCATGGGAGCAAAGAGCCTCAAGGATAGGCGGCGAATCGTCCGTTCGCTTCTGGACCATCTGCAAAGGAAGGGCAACGCATCGGTTCTTGATCTCGGACCTGATGGTTCGTGGAGTACGGCTGTTGTCTCCGCGGCTGTGTTGGCAGGGTCTTTCGCGCTCGCAAACGCCAGAGTCGATGTACTGGAAAAACACATCGCTCATCTCGAAAACCAGGGCGAATTTGAAGTCCAGAGAAGAAATCGAGAGGTTATGAGCTATGGCGACATTTCGTATCGAACGTATCAACAAAGAAATGCTTCGGGAGATTTCGGAGATTCTTCAGCGGAGAATCAAGGATGA